TCCTCGCATGCCGGACAGGCGAGGATATGGAGCAGTTTGTCGTCAATCTCCTTCATCTGCAAACCTTACTTTCCAAGCACCAGATCGAGTTCGCGCTGGGTCTCGACCTGCGCATCCATCAGAGCCTTCTCAGGAGTCTTGCGGCCGTAGAGGGCCGAATCCACCGCTCTCTGGAGAGACCCCATGTAGTACGCCTGAGCAGGCATGACCGGCCTCTGGTGACGGCACTCCTCGAGAATCCGCAGGAACATGTCGTAACCTGGTTTTCCGCGTACTTCCGCAAGGTACGGCGACTTCCGCCAACCCGGGAAGAGTCCTGTGTTCCTGCCGACCACTCTCGTACCGTCCGGATCGGCGCACAGCCAGCGTATCAGTTCCCACGCCTCTTTCGGATGGCGTGATCCTTTCGGAATCGCCATGCACCAGCCGCCGACCCATGAGCTGTGGGCCTCACCTGACGGCGGTGCGGGAATGTACCCGATACCGTAGTTGAGGTTCGGCGCGTACTTCCTGATGTCCTCGATTCCCGATATGTGGAGGCAGGTCATTGAGAGCTTGCCCGTGTAGAGAGGGTTCTGTTCCGCGGTGCCGAAGCCCGCCGCCAGCCCCTCTATCTTCTCGATGTCGAACTCCCTTGCGTAACTGCACATCCATTCGAGCGCCTCGACTACCCTTGCGTCGGACGCCGTGATGCGCTGTTTCGCCGGGTCGTAGAACGAGCCGCCGAACGACCATCCCCAGGTGAACATGGAGTTCGACGCGCCGTACTGCGCCCAGGGGATGA
The sequence above is a segment of the Armatimonadota bacterium genome. Coding sequences within it:
- a CDS encoding ABC transporter substrate-binding protein; the encoded protein is MHRARMVLAGFAVLAVSLAGGCGRISNGSDADRKVITVWHPWGGTQAEAFAATMKAFEAAHPGVEIRPLFTPNDLSNNQKFFTSVAANRPPDVIYVDGPQVAEWAEQGALTPLDDRIYAGGIKPDDYFAPCWEQCVYRNSVWAMTFCADPNFAFVWNKDHFKEVGLDPERPPNTIAELDQYARRLNKWRTIGATRKLSRVGIIPWAQYGASNSMFTWGWSFGGSFYDPAKQRITASDARVVEALEWMCSYAREFDIEKIEGLAAGFGTAEQNPLYTGKLSMTCLHISGIEDIRKYAPNLNYGIGYIPAPPSGEAHSSWVGGWCMAIPKGSRHPKEAWELIRWLCADPDGTRVVGRNTGLFPGWRKSPYLAEVRGKPGYDMFLRILEECRHQRPVMPAQAYYMGSLQRAVDSALYGRKTPEKALMDAQVETQRELDLVLGK